The sequence CTCGACTGCACCCACACCGCGCGTTCTGGGTGGTCACGGCGACGTTCGTGATGGTCCTCTTCGCCTCTGCCGCTCCCTCGCCGCTGTATCCCGTCTACCAGCAGCTCTGGGGCTTCTCCGCGTTCACGCTCACCGCTGTCTTCGCGATCTACGTCCTCTTCATGCTGGTGAGCCTGCTGACCGTCGGGTCGCTGTCCGATCACATCGGCCGTCGGCCGGTCCTCGCGATGGCGCTGGTGCTCCTGATCGTGAGCATGGTGCTGTTCGTCGAGGCCGACAACGTCGGCGTCCTGATGGCCGCACGCGCGCTCCAAGGCCTGGCGACCGGCGCCGCCATGGGCACCTTGACCGCCACCGTCGTCGACCTGCAGCCCACTCCCCGGCTGGGCTCCGCCATCACCGGCGCTGCGCCGGCGATCGGCCTCGCCGGCGGTGTGGCGGTCGCCGGGATCTTCGTCGAGTACGCCCCGGCACCTCGATTCCTCGTCTACGAGGTGACCCTGGCGCTGTTCGCGGCACTGCTGATCGCGCTGCTGGTGGTGCCAGAAACGTCCGACAAGATCGGGTTCACGTCTCGTCGGCACCTCGTCACCACCCTCGCGCCGCAGGTCCGCGTGCCGACTGCGGTCCGTGGCGCCTTCCTGGCAGCGGTCCCGGCACTCATCGCCACCTGGTCACTCGGCGGCCTGTACCTGTCGCTGGGCTCCTCGGTCGTCGCCCGCATATTCGGGGTCGCCAATCATGCCCAAGCCGGCGTCCTGCTGTTCGTCTTCTTCGCGTCCGCGGCGCTGACCTCGCTGGTCATCACCGGCCGCGACGCAGCCGGCAAACTCGCCTTCGGGTATCCGGCGCTCGCCGGGGGCGCCGTCATCTCGCTGGCAGGCGTGCTCGGTGAAACGCTGCCGCTCTACGTGGTCGGTTCGGTCGTCGCCGGAACCGGTTTCGCGGCGACCTTCCTCGGCGCACTCGACAGCATCAGCGCGGCCACACCCGCACAACAACGCGGTCAGGTGTTCTCCTCGGTGTTCGTCGCGAGCTACCTCGCCTTCAGCCTGCCTGCGGTGATAGCCGGGCTGATCGTGTCGCACATCGGTCTGCGAGAAACTGTCGTCGGCTATGTGGCCTACGTCCTGGTGCTGGCGGTTGTCGGTGCGCTCACGACGGCCACCATCCGACGTCGGTCGACGAGAAGCGCCAGCGCCACGACGCCGGTCCCGGCGGAGTCCGACCACGCCATCTCAGCGCGAGGCTGACTCGCTCGCCCCGACGATCCGCGCGGCCATGTCCGCCTGGAACTCACCGATCTGCTCCGGCGTCATCGCGCCGGACTCCCGGTACCAGCGCGCGACGTCGACCCCCATCGAGAGCAGCAACGTCG is a genomic window of Gordonia sp. SID5947 containing:
- a CDS encoding MFS transporter, with amino-acid sequence MTRLHPHRAFWVVTATFVMVLFASAAPSPLYPVYQQLWGFSAFTLTAVFAIYVLFMLVSLLTVGSLSDHIGRRPVLAMALVLLIVSMVLFVEADNVGVLMAARALQGLATGAAMGTLTATVVDLQPTPRLGSAITGAAPAIGLAGGVAVAGIFVEYAPAPRFLVYEVTLALFAALLIALLVVPETSDKIGFTSRRHLVTTLAPQVRVPTAVRGAFLAAVPALIATWSLGGLYLSLGSSVVARIFGVANHAQAGVLLFVFFASAALTSLVITGRDAAGKLAFGYPALAGGAVISLAGVLGETLPLYVVGSVVAGTGFAATFLGALDSISAATPAQQRGQVFSSVFVASYLAFSLPAVIAGLIVSHIGLRETVVGYVAYVLVLAVVGALTTATIRRRSTRSASATTPVPAESDHAISARG